One window from the genome of Deinococcus sp. NW-56 encodes:
- a CDS encoding shikimate dehydrogenase — MHRAAFAHAGLAGTYEAVRVPAPELPAALARLREPGVLGANLSLPHKEAALSHLDGLTPAARAIGAVNTVVNRDGRLRGENTDAPGLLAALAEAQAPATGLAVVLGAGGAARAAVWALRSQGREVRVVNRTLARAEALVRDLGGTAQATGDVSWPGVTLLINASSAGLDAPEETPLPDFDFSRLPPDALVYDMVYRPAETRLLREARAAGLRAENGLSMLAHQARLAFLAWTGVDVPVSVFRAAAGGAGGRP; from the coding sequence ATGCACCGGGCCGCGTTCGCCCACGCGGGGCTGGCAGGCACCTACGAGGCGGTGCGGGTGCCCGCGCCCGAACTGCCCGCCGCCCTGGCGCGGCTGCGCGAGCCGGGCGTGCTGGGCGCCAACCTGAGCCTGCCGCACAAGGAGGCGGCGCTGAGCCACCTCGACGGCCTCACCCCGGCGGCGCGGGCGATCGGGGCGGTCAACACGGTGGTGAACCGGGACGGGCGGCTCCGCGGCGAGAACACGGACGCGCCGGGGCTGCTCGCGGCGCTGGCGGAGGCGCAGGCTCCTGCCACTGGCCTCGCCGTGGTACTGGGCGCGGGCGGGGCGGCGCGGGCGGCGGTGTGGGCGCTGCGCTCGCAGGGCCGGGAGGTGCGGGTCGTGAACCGCACCCTGGCCCGCGCCGAGGCGCTGGTGCGCGACCTGGGCGGCACGGCGCAGGCCACCGGGGACGTGTCCTGGCCGGGCGTGACCCTCCTCATCAACGCGTCGAGTGCAGGCCTGGACGCCCCGGAGGAGACGCCCCTGCCGGATTTCGACTTCTCGCGCCTGCCTCCTGACGCTCTCGTGTACGACATGGTCTACCGCCCCGCCGAGACGCGGCTGCTGCGGGAGGCCCGCGCCGCCGGACTCCGCGCCGAGAATGGGCTGTCCATGCTCGCGCATCAGGCGCGGCTCGCCTTTCTCGCCTGGACCGGGGTGGACGTGCCCGTGTCCGTCTTCCGAGCGGCGGCGGGCGGCGCGGGGGGGCGTCCGTGA
- a CDS encoding PAS domain S-box protein, with the protein MTGTRPLDRRWPLAAFTLVLLLSVFAAAFLHRFVQEQQRARFEREVNAHASILRDRLNEYETLLRATRSFWLVEGEPGQGEYGTYVDSLDLRGRFPGVLAVGFTRWREGAGGRPQAVIERIAPADGINRRALGFDMLTERCRRAAILRARETGRSQVSCPVKLVQQGADGQPLDGMLLFLPVETGGRFQGVVYLALDTASLLRALRPDGALPGVAVETRLGGVRLGGERLSVPAAFEREVRQEQVGGVWTQTLRAPASFGRDAAASVPVVVLLAGMLVAGLTYLLMEAQVRARRRAEEALSSLAWSRTQLQQSQAEFEAIFHAILDAAVFTDGEGRVLRVNRALEEQFGYLPAELQGEGLGRLHLDRRLEGRATFDLITTPYRRKDGSVFSGEAQRSAVVGPRGESLGFLEVIRDVSERVEAERARQAEERRSRAILDAIPHMLLVSDPGGQVTYVNTQHRERLRGAALEGQVHPEDRPAYAGMWARATAQGTQAEGEVRLIMGGGGPGRWFVVRVAPIRNEAGEVTEWVASATDIHDRLEAERRAQRDEARYRGVLEGVPQIVWLSDAAGKVTYFNRRWTEYVGQGRATEPFASLLHPEDRAEYLLRWKDALRARRPFEAEHRLLGADGRYRTFVTRALPLGDAGGAEWVGTSTDVDDQVYAEASARLLATVSEHLSARADDPLASRSENYRAALDRITGRLAESAGLWVAAPELRLLASSRLPTGQISPEVRAAVGEALRRVSGAEQPLHLDAGSTPLLYEVGATGAAFYPLIGRDGAARGVLALTYRQPPGDRDHDLAGELAQRFATALDNDALRLEAEEAHADLQGLNQSLEERVQQRTLELQDANRELEAFSYSVSHDLRTPLRHIVGFGDLLRKDAAGSGSLSPKSERYLGVITDAAGRMSQLIDDLLEFSRMGRQELRRGPVDLGAVVREAWKDLEPDRAGRDVTFELGELPTVQGDAALLGQVFANLLSNALKYSRTRQQARITVGGEQDGEEVTVTVRDNGVGFDPRFADKLFGVFQRLHRAEEFEGTGIGLANVRRIVVRHGGRVRAESVPGEGAAFHVTLPLRGPAGEGQP; encoded by the coding sequence GTGACGGGCACCCGGCCGCTGGACCGCCGCTGGCCGCTGGCGGCCTTCACGCTGGTGCTGCTGCTGAGCGTGTTCGCGGCGGCTTTCTTGCACCGCTTCGTGCAGGAGCAGCAGCGGGCACGCTTCGAGCGCGAGGTCAACGCCCACGCGAGCATCCTGCGCGACCGCCTCAACGAGTACGAGACGCTGCTGCGGGCCACCCGGTCCTTCTGGCTGGTGGAGGGCGAACCTGGACAGGGCGAGTACGGCACCTACGTGGACAGCCTGGACCTGCGCGGGCGCTTTCCCGGCGTGCTGGCGGTGGGCTTTACCCGCTGGCGCGAGGGGGCGGGCGGGCGGCCACAGGCGGTCATCGAGCGCATCGCCCCCGCTGACGGTATCAACCGCCGGGCGCTGGGCTTTGACATGCTCACCGAGCGTTGCCGCCGCGCGGCCATCTTGCGCGCGCGCGAGACCGGGCGCAGTCAGGTGAGCTGCCCGGTCAAGCTGGTGCAGCAGGGTGCGGACGGGCAGCCGCTTGACGGCATGCTCCTCTTCCTGCCGGTGGAGACGGGGGGGCGCTTTCAGGGGGTGGTGTACCTCGCGCTGGACACGGCCTCGCTGCTGCGGGCCTTGCGGCCCGACGGGGCGCTGCCGGGTGTGGCGGTCGAGACCCGGCTGGGCGGCGTGCGGCTGGGCGGCGAGCGCCTGAGCGTGCCCGCCGCCTTCGAGCGCGAGGTGCGCCAGGAGCAGGTGGGCGGCGTGTGGACCCAGACCCTGCGGGCACCCGCCAGCTTCGGGCGCGACGCGGCGGCCTCGGTGCCGGTGGTCGTGCTGCTCGCGGGGATGCTGGTCGCGGGCCTGACCTACCTGCTGATGGAAGCGCAGGTGCGGGCGCGGCGCCGGGCCGAGGAGGCGCTGAGTTCCCTGGCGTGGTCGCGCACGCAGCTTCAGCAGTCGCAGGCCGAGTTCGAGGCGATCTTTCACGCGATTCTGGACGCCGCCGTCTTCACGGACGGGGAGGGCCGGGTGCTGCGGGTCAACCGGGCGCTCGAAGAGCAGTTCGGCTATCTCCCGGCTGAGCTGCAGGGCGAGGGCCTGGGGCGGCTGCACCTCGACCGCCGTCTGGAGGGCCGCGCCACCTTCGACCTGATCACCACGCCGTACCGGCGTAAGGACGGCAGCGTCTTTTCCGGCGAGGCGCAGCGCAGCGCCGTGGTGGGGCCGCGCGGGGAGAGCCTGGGCTTTCTGGAGGTGATCCGCGACGTCTCCGAGCGGGTGGAGGCGGAGCGGGCGCGGCAGGCCGAGGAACGGCGCTCGCGGGCGATTCTCGACGCGATTCCCCACATGCTGCTCGTGAGCGACCCCGGCGGGCAGGTGACCTACGTCAACACCCAGCACCGCGAACGCCTGCGGGGCGCGGCGCTGGAGGGTCAGGTTCACCCCGAGGACCGCCCTGCCTACGCCGGGATGTGGGCACGGGCCACCGCGCAGGGCACCCAGGCCGAGGGCGAGGTGCGGCTGATCATGGGGGGCGGGGGACCGGGCCGCTGGTTCGTGGTGCGGGTCGCGCCCATCCGGAACGAGGCGGGCGAGGTGACCGAGTGGGTGGCCTCGGCGACCGACATCCACGACCGTCTGGAAGCCGAGCGGCGTGCCCAGCGCGACGAGGCCCGCTACCGGGGCGTGCTCGAGGGCGTGCCGCAGATCGTGTGGCTCAGCGACGCGGCGGGCAAGGTCACCTACTTCAACCGCCGCTGGACCGAGTACGTGGGCCAGGGGCGGGCCACCGAACCCTTTGCCAGCCTGCTGCACCCCGAGGACCGCGCCGAGTACCTGCTGCGCTGGAAAGACGCCCTGCGGGCGCGGCGGCCCTTCGAGGCCGAGCACCGCCTGCTGGGCGCGGATGGCCGCTACCGGACCTTCGTGACGCGGGCGCTGCCGCTGGGCGACGCGGGGGGCGCCGAGTGGGTGGGGACCAGCACCGATGTCGACGATCAGGTGTACGCCGAGGCCTCGGCGCGGCTGCTCGCCACCGTCTCCGAGCACCTCTCGGCGCGGGCCGACGATCCGCTCGCCTCGCGCTCGGAGAACTACCGCGCCGCCCTCGACCGGATCACCGGGCGGCTGGCCGAGAGCGCCGGGCTGTGGGTCGCCGCGCCGGAGCTGCGGCTGCTGGCCTCCTCCCGCCTGCCGACGGGGCAGATCAGCCCCGAGGTCCGCGCGGCGGTCGGGGAAGCGCTGCGCCGGGTCAGCGGGGCCGAGCAGCCCCTGCACCTCGACGCCGGGTCCACCCCGCTGCTGTACGAGGTGGGCGCGACGGGCGCGGCCTTCTATCCCCTGATCGGGCGCGACGGGGCCGCGCGGGGGGTGTTGGCCCTGACCTACCGCCAGCCGCCCGGCGACCGCGACCACGACCTCGCCGGGGAACTCGCGCAGAGATTTGCCACCGCCCTCGACAACGACGCCCTGCGGCTGGAGGCCGAGGAGGCGCACGCCGACCTCCAGGGCCTCAACCAGTCGCTGGAGGAGCGCGTGCAGCAGCGCACCCTGGAACTTCAGGACGCCAACCGTGAACTGGAAGCCTTTTCCTACTCGGTCAGCCACGACCTGCGCACTCCGCTGCGGCACATCGTGGGCTTCGGGGACCTGCTGCGCAAGGACGCGGCAGGGTCAGGCAGCCTCTCGCCCAAGAGCGAACGGTACCTCGGTGTGATCACCGACGCGGCGGGGCGCATGAGTCAACTGATCGACGACCTGCTGGAGTTTTCACGGATGGGCCGGCAGGAACTGCGCCGGGGACCGGTGGACCTCGGGGCGGTCGTGCGCGAAGCCTGGAAGGACCTCGAACCCGACCGGGCGGGCCGCGACGTGACCTTCGAGCTGGGCGAGCTGCCCACCGTGCAGGGAGACGCCGCGCTGCTGGGACAGGTGTTTGCCAACCTGCTCTCCAACGCGCTGAAGTACTCGCGCACCCGCCAGCAGGCCCGCATCACCGTGGGCGGGGAGCAGGACGGCGAGGAGGTCACCGTGACGGTCCGTGACAACGGCGTCGGTTTCGATCCCCGCTTCGCAGATAAACTGTTCGGCGTGTTTCAGCGTCTGCACCGCGCCGAGGAATTCGAGGGGACCGGAATCGGCCTCGCCAATGTCCGCCGCATCGTCGTCCGTCACGGGGGCCGGGTGCGGGCCGAGTCGGTGCCCGGCGAGGGCGCGGCCTTCCACGTCACCCTGCCGCTGCGGGGTCCGGCCGGGGAGGGCCAGCCGTGA
- a CDS encoding hybrid sensor histidine kinase/response regulator → MSGEHALPEPGQTLRILHLEDNELDHELVTMHLGDLPWPVETERVEDEAGFLAALDTHRPHLILSDFALPGYDGLSAFRAAHARAPFLPFIIVTGAMGEETAVDTLREGVTDYILKQRLERLSPSVRRAIAEADARDRRERAEQEVRELNLSLQARLEEVERLRAIAEGQRQRLETQAKQLEEALNLQKTFLAETSHELRTPLTALLGYLRRAEREAGGSQTLQDAQRVAENMTRLVNDLLQLSRGELVQGIEMHFVNLGNLVRQVGRDYGVRAEAPDLEIVGDPGRLTQVFVNLVSNAIRVCGTPDLVHMEAEQGRGGQVCVRVIDHGPGIPDTVKPRIFDKFYRGKEAGSTGLGLTIAQQVVNSHGGRIEVQDTPGGGATFVVCLPPPEEDEDDFLSQPGGEATLEQLP, encoded by the coding sequence GTGAGCGGCGAGCACGCCCTGCCCGAACCCGGTCAGACCCTGCGAATCCTGCACCTCGAGGACAACGAACTCGACCATGAACTCGTCACCATGCACCTGGGCGACCTGCCCTGGCCGGTCGAGACCGAGCGGGTCGAGGACGAGGCGGGCTTTCTGGCCGCGCTCGACACGCACCGCCCGCACCTGATTCTCAGCGACTTCGCCCTGCCCGGCTACGACGGGTTGTCCGCCTTCCGCGCCGCGCACGCCCGCGCTCCTTTCCTGCCCTTCATCATCGTGACGGGCGCGATGGGCGAGGAGACGGCGGTGGACACCCTGCGCGAGGGGGTCACCGACTACATCCTCAAGCAGCGCCTCGAGCGCCTCAGCCCGAGCGTCCGGCGCGCCATCGCGGAGGCCGACGCCCGCGACCGCCGCGAGCGCGCCGAGCAGGAGGTGCGCGAACTCAACCTCTCGCTGCAGGCCCGGCTGGAGGAAGTCGAGCGGTTGCGGGCGATCGCGGAAGGCCAGCGCCAGCGCCTGGAAACGCAGGCCAAGCAGCTCGAGGAGGCGCTCAACCTCCAGAAGACCTTCCTGGCCGAGACCAGCCACGAACTGCGGACCCCCCTGACCGCCCTGCTGGGCTATCTGCGCCGCGCCGAGCGTGAGGCGGGCGGCTCGCAGACCCTGCAGGACGCGCAGCGCGTCGCGGAGAACATGACCCGGCTGGTCAACGACCTGCTGCAACTCTCGCGCGGCGAACTCGTGCAGGGGATCGAGATGCATTTCGTGAACCTCGGCAACCTCGTGCGGCAGGTGGGGCGCGACTACGGGGTGCGGGCGGAGGCGCCCGATCTGGAGATCGTGGGCGATCCGGGGCGGCTCACCCAGGTCTTTGTCAACCTCGTCAGCAACGCGATCCGGGTGTGCGGCACGCCCGACCTCGTGCATATGGAGGCCGAGCAGGGCCGGGGCGGCCAGGTCTGCGTGCGGGTGATCGACCACGGCCCCGGCATCCCCGACACCGTCAAGCCGCGCATCTTTGACAAGTTCTACCGGGGCAAGGAGGCGGGTTCGACGGGCCTGGGCCTGACCATCGCCCAGCAGGTTGTGAACTCGCACGGGGGCCGCATCGAGGTGCAGGACACGCCCGGCGGCGGCGCGACCTTCGTGGTGTGCCTGCCGCCGCCCGAGGAGGACGAGGACGACTTCCTGTCCCAGCCGGGCGGCGAGGCGACGCTGGAACAGTTGCCCTGA
- a CDS encoding OsmC family protein produces MSDVKTMQVTWLGEQRYVGVSASGHQLLIDNSATKVGVSPMEALLGALATCTAYDIVQVMGKKRIKLTSYRIEAEGERADEHPRRYTRIVVRHIASGEGLTPEALERAAHLSHEKYCSVAASLNSEIVVETRVEAGETASV; encoded by the coding sequence ATGAGCGACGTCAAGACCATGCAGGTGACCTGGCTGGGTGAGCAGCGCTACGTGGGCGTGAGCGCGAGCGGGCACCAGCTCCTGATCGACAACAGCGCCACCAAAGTCGGCGTGTCGCCCATGGAGGCGCTGCTGGGGGCGCTGGCGACCTGCACCGCCTACGACATCGTGCAAGTGATGGGCAAAAAGCGCATCAAGCTCACGAGCTACCGCATCGAGGCCGAAGGCGAGCGGGCCGACGAGCACCCCCGGCGGTACACCCGCATCGTGGTGCGCCATATCGCCAGCGGCGAGGGCCTGACCCCCGAGGCGCTGGAGCGGGCCGCGCACCTCAGCCACGAGAAATACTGCTCGGTGGCGGCCAGCCTGAACAGCGAGATCGTGGTGGAGACGCGGGTGGAGGCGGGCGAGACCGCCAGCGTGTAA
- a CDS encoding Maf family nucleotide pyrophosphatase, with amino-acid sequence MLTNLGVPFRVVVSGEDEASEERDPARLADSLARQKAAAVARQHPGAVVIGADTVVALGDELLAKPESEAENRAFVQRLSGQTHQVYTGVSVFAPDGERSGVERTDVTFRALSDAEVTHYAATGEGLDKAGGYGIQGVGMALVARIEGDYSNVVGFPLGLVIRLLREAGVRVWE; translated from the coding sequence TTGCTGACGAACCTCGGCGTCCCCTTCCGGGTCGTCGTCAGCGGGGAGGACGAGGCCAGCGAGGAACGCGACCCCGCCCGGCTCGCGGACAGCCTCGCCCGGCAGAAGGCAGCGGCGGTGGCCCGGCAGCACCCCGGCGCGGTGGTGATCGGGGCCGACACGGTGGTGGCGCTGGGGGACGAGTTGCTCGCCAAACCAGAAAGCGAGGCCGAGAACCGCGCCTTCGTTCAGCGGCTCTCGGGGCAGACCCATCAGGTCTACACCGGGGTCAGCGTCTTCGCACCAGACGGCGAGCGGAGTGGCGTGGAACGCACCGACGTGACCTTCCGCGCCCTGTCAGACGCCGAGGTCACCCACTACGCGGCCACGGGCGAGGGGCTAGACAAGGCCGGGGGTTACGGCATTCAGGGGGTCGGGATGGCCCTGGTCGCCCGGATCGAGGGCGATTACTCCAACGTGGTCGGCTTTCCGCTGGGGCTGGTCATTCGGCTGCTGCGGGAGGCGGGGGTGCGGGTATGGGAGTAG
- the deoC gene encoding deoxyribose-phosphate aldolase: MDLAPYIDHTLLKATATPDDIRTLCAEAREHAFAAVCVNPVYVHLAAAELAGSGVKVATVCGFPLGAVLPGQKAVEARLSAEAGADEVDMVIHIGAALAGDWQAVEEDVRAVRKAIPDRVLKVIIETCYLNEEQKRGATEAAVAGGADFVKTSTGFGTGGATVEDVRLMAEVIAALQPAQRVQIKAAGGVRTPDDARAMIEAGATRLGTSGGVGLVSGGGNGSGY; this comes from the coding sequence ATGGACCTTGCCCCCTACATCGACCACACGCTCCTCAAGGCCACCGCCACCCCGGACGACATCCGGACGCTGTGTGCCGAGGCCCGCGAGCATGCCTTCGCCGCTGTCTGCGTGAATCCCGTCTACGTGCACCTCGCCGCCGCCGAACTCGCCGGGTCGGGCGTGAAGGTCGCCACCGTCTGCGGCTTTCCGCTGGGTGCCGTCCTGCCAGGGCAAAAGGCCGTGGAAGCCCGCCTCAGCGCGGAAGCCGGGGCCGACGAGGTGGACATGGTGATCCACATCGGCGCGGCGCTCGCCGGGGACTGGCAGGCCGTGGAGGAGGACGTGCGGGCCGTCCGCAAGGCGATTCCCGACCGCGTGCTCAAGGTCATCATCGAAACCTGCTACCTGAACGAGGAGCAAAAGCGCGGCGCGACCGAGGCCGCCGTCGCGGGCGGCGCGGACTTCGTCAAGACGAGCACTGGCTTCGGCACGGGCGGGGCGACCGTGGAAGACGTGCGCCTGATGGCCGAGGTGATCGCGGCCCTCCAGCCAGCACAGCGCGTCCAGATCAAGGCGGCGGGCGGCGTCCGCACCCCCGACGACGCGCGAGCGATGATCGAGGCCGGGGCGACGCGTCTGGGCACCTCGGGCGGCGTGGGCCTCGTCAGCGGCGGGGGGAACGGCTCTGGCTACTGA
- a CDS encoding peroxiredoxin, with protein MTDPATTDPAPRLQPGEAFPEFALPDAGGHLHRLSDYAGRYVVLYVYPKDDTPGCTKEACDFRDSASLKALGAAILGLSRDDAASHSAFAEKYSLPFPLLSDPDAEFLKELGSYGPKTLYGKVTEGIKRQTFLIGPDGRLVKSWLAVKVDGHADAVAAAIEADRGGRGDG; from the coding sequence ATGACCGACCCGGCCACGACTGACCCGGCTCCCCGCCTCCAGCCCGGCGAGGCTTTCCCCGAGTTCGCCCTGCCTGACGCGGGGGGCCACCTGCACCGCCTGTCCGACTACGCCGGGCGGTACGTGGTGCTGTACGTCTACCCCAAGGACGACACGCCCGGCTGCACGAAGGAAGCCTGCGACTTCCGCGACAGCGCGAGCCTGAAGGCACTCGGCGCCGCCATCCTGGGCCTGAGCCGGGACGACGCGGCCAGCCACAGCGCCTTTGCCGAGAAGTACAGCCTGCCCTTCCCGCTGCTCTCAGACCCCGACGCCGAGTTTCTGAAGGAACTTGGCAGCTATGGCCCCAAGACCCTGTACGGCAAGGTTACCGAGGGCATCAAGCGGCAGACCTTCCTGATCGGCCCGGACGGGCGGCTGGTCAAGTCGTGGCTCGCGGTGAAGGTGGACGGCCACGCGGACGCGGTCGCCGCCGCCATCGAAGCCGACCGGGGAGGGCGCGGCGATGGGTGA
- the rpiA gene encoding ribose 5-phosphate isomerase A, protein MGDLEALKKEAALRAVALVESGMRVGLGTGSTAKYAIEELGRKLAVGELKDIVGVATSEASEALAREVGVPVQPLDPRPLDIAIDGADEIDPDLNLIKGLGGALLREKLTEVQARRLVIIADHTKLVTRLGEKAPLPVEITRFGFLSTVERLRALVPGGRLRQPGAQPYVTDNGNYIYDAQLPAAFDPAELERQLKGTLGVVETGFFLGVADVAFVAAPEGVREVRRG, encoded by the coding sequence ATGGGTGACCTCGAAGCGCTGAAAAAGGAGGCGGCCCTCCGCGCTGTCGCCCTCGTCGAGAGCGGGATGCGGGTGGGGCTGGGAACGGGCAGCACGGCCAAGTACGCCATCGAGGAACTTGGGCGCAAGCTGGCGGTGGGCGAGTTGAAGGACATCGTGGGCGTCGCCACCAGCGAGGCGTCGGAGGCGCTGGCCCGCGAGGTCGGCGTGCCCGTGCAGCCGCTGGACCCCCGGCCGCTCGACATCGCCATCGACGGGGCGGACGAGATCGACCCCGACCTGAACCTCATCAAGGGGCTGGGCGGGGCGCTGCTGCGCGAGAAGCTCACCGAGGTGCAGGCGCGGCGGCTGGTCATCATCGCGGACCACACCAAGCTGGTCACCCGGCTGGGGGAGAAGGCACCGCTCCCCGTCGAGATCACCCGCTTCGGCTTTCTCTCGACGGTCGAGCGGTTGCGGGCGCTGGTGCCGGGCGGCAGGTTGCGGCAACCGGGAGCGCAGCCCTACGTGACGGACAACGGGAACTACATCTATGACGCGCAGCTCCCTGCCGCGTTTGACCCTGCCGAGTTGGAGCGGCAGCTTAAGGGCACGCTGGGGGTCGTGGAGACGGGCTTTTTCCTGGGCGTGGCGGACGTGGCGTTCGTGGCGGCGCCGGAGGGGGTGCGGGAGGTTCGGCGGGGGTAG
- a CDS encoding thioredoxin domain-containing protein → MNRLAQETSPYLLQHADNPVDWWPWSPEAFEEARRRDVPVLLSIGYSTCHWCHVMAHESFEDEATAAQMNRDFVNIKVDREERPDVDRVYMTATQLMTGQGGWPMTVFLTPGGEPFYAGTYFPPEDRYGMPGFRRLLATVARAWQEDRDKLLGNAEALTGHIREASRPRGTADDLPTDFLPRAVENLRRVYDADRGGFGSAPKFPGTTTLDFLLTREDGRDMALHTLRRMGAGGIYDQLGGGFHRYSVDAQWLVPHFEKMLYDNAQLTRTLLRAAQYTGDQTFARLARETLAYLEREMLAPEGGFYSAQDADTEGVEGLTFTWTPDEIREVLGDGPDADLVLRVYGVTEGGNFLDPHRPEYGSRNVLHVPTPPEALARDLGEDMPALLERLDTARMHLFEARQGRPQPGTDTKVLTSWNGLALAAFADAGRILGEAHYLEVARRNADFVRERMRLPDGTLRHTYKDGVARVEGLLEDHALYALGLVALYQAGGDLAHLEWARELWEVVRRDFWDEEAGLFRSTGGNAETLLTRQAEAFDAAVLSDNAAAALLGLWMGRYYGDEEAETLARRTVQTYAADMLAAPHGMGGLWQAAAFLEAPHVEVALIGTPTERAGLERVLARFPLPFAALAPAEQGEGLPVLEGRPGGGTAYVCVGHACDLPTKDPEVLAEQLGRF, encoded by the coding sequence ATGAACCGCCTCGCCCAGGAGACCAGCCCCTACCTTCTCCAACACGCCGACAACCCGGTGGACTGGTGGCCCTGGTCCCCGGAAGCCTTTGAGGAAGCCCGCCGCCGCGACGTGCCCGTGCTCCTCTCCATCGGCTACTCGACCTGCCACTGGTGCCACGTGATGGCCCACGAGAGCTTCGAGGACGAGGCGACGGCGGCGCAGATGAACCGGGATTTCGTGAACATCAAGGTGGACCGCGAGGAACGGCCCGACGTGGACCGGGTGTACATGACGGCGACCCAGCTCATGACCGGGCAGGGCGGCTGGCCCATGACGGTGTTCCTGACGCCCGGCGGCGAGCCCTTCTACGCGGGCACCTACTTTCCGCCCGAAGACCGCTATGGGATGCCCGGCTTCCGCCGATTGCTGGCGACCGTGGCGCGGGCGTGGCAGGAGGACCGGGACAAGCTGCTGGGTAACGCCGAGGCCCTGACCGGCCACATCCGCGAGGCCAGCCGCCCGCGCGGGACGGCGGATGACCTCCCCACCGACTTCCTGCCCCGCGCGGTGGAGAACCTGCGCCGCGTGTACGACGCCGACCGGGGCGGCTTTGGGAGTGCACCCAAGTTTCCGGGGACGACCACGCTGGACTTCCTGCTGACGCGGGAGGACGGGCGCGACATGGCCCTGCACACCCTGCGGCGGATGGGGGCGGGCGGCATCTACGACCAGCTCGGCGGCGGCTTTCACCGCTACTCGGTGGACGCGCAGTGGCTGGTCCCCCACTTCGAGAAGATGCTCTACGACAACGCGCAGCTCACGCGCACGCTGCTGCGGGCGGCGCAGTACACGGGCGACCAGACCTTCGCCCGCCTCGCCCGCGAGACGCTGGCCTACCTCGAACGCGAGATGCTCGCCCCGGAGGGCGGCTTCTACTCCGCGCAGGATGCCGATACCGAGGGAGTGGAAGGGCTGACCTTCACCTGGACGCCCGACGAAATCCGGGAAGTCCTGGGGGACGGCCCCGACGCTGACCTCGTGCTGCGGGTGTATGGCGTGACCGAGGGGGGCAACTTCCTCGACCCGCACCGCCCGGAGTACGGCAGCCGCAACGTGCTGCACGTGCCCACCCCGCCGGAGGCGCTGGCCCGCGACCTGGGCGAAGACATGCCCGCTCTGCTGGAGCGGCTGGACACCGCCCGGATGCACCTGTTCGAGGCGCGGCAGGGGCGGCCCCAGCCCGGCACCGACACCAAGGTGCTGACCTCGTGGAACGGGCTGGCACTCGCCGCCTTCGCGGACGCGGGGCGGATTCTGGGGGAGGCCCATTATCTGGAAGTGGCCCGCCGCAACGCCGACTTCGTGCGCGAGCGGATGCGCCTTCCGGACGGTACCCTGCGCCACACCTACAAGGACGGGGTGGCCCGCGTGGAGGGGCTGCTGGAGGACCACGCCCTCTACGCGCTGGGCCTCGTCGCGCTGTACCAGGCGGGCGGCGACCTCGCCCATCTGGAATGGGCGCGGGAGCTGTGGGAGGTTGTTCGCCGCGACTTCTGGGACGAGGAGGCGGGCCTCTTCCGCTCCACCGGGGGCAACGCCGAAACCCTGCTCACCCGTCAGGCCGAGGCCTTCGACGCGGCGGTCCTTAGCGACAACGCCGCCGCCGCCCTGCTGGGACTGTGGATGGGCCGCTACTACGGAGACGAGGAGGCCGAGACCCTGGCCCGCCGCACCGTCCAGACCTACGCGGCCGACATGCTCGCCGCCCCGCACGGTATGGGCGGGCTGTGGCAGGCGGCGGCCTTCCTTGAAGCCCCCCACGTCGAGGTCGCCCTGATCGGTACCCCTACCGAACGCGCCGGGCTGGAGCGGGTGCTGGCCCGCTTTCCCCTCCCCTTCGCGGCCCTCGCTCCCGCCGAACAGGGCGAGGGGCTGCCCGTGCTGGAGGGGCGGCCGGGCGGCGGCACCGCCTACGTGTGTGTGGGCCACGCCTGCGACCTGCCGACGAAGGACCCGGAGGTGCTGGCGGAGCAGTTGGGGCGGTTCTAG